The Limanda limanda chromosome 20, fLimLim1.1, whole genome shotgun sequence genome has a segment encoding these proteins:
- the pdk3a gene encoding pyruvate dehydrogenase (acetyl-transferring) kinase isozyme 3, mitochondrial → MRVFTSLLKNAHPKIEYYSRFSPSPLSIKQFLDFGRNNACEKTSYMFLRKELPVRLANTMREVNLLPDKLVGQPSVRLVQKWYMQSFVELLDYENRKAEDPHALNDFLELLIEIRNRHNDVVPTMAQGVIEYKEKFGFDPFVSSNIQYFLDRFYTNRISFRMLINQHTLLFGNDTNPAHPKHIGSIDPNCSVAEVVRDAYDTAKMLCEKYYLAAPELKIEEFNMKAPTKPIQAVYVPSHLFHMLFELFKNSMRATVELHENSTEGLPPVKAKVTLGKEDLSVKISDSGGGVPLRKIDRLFNYMYSTAPTPSLEPGIVPLAGFGYGLPISRLYARYFQGDLKLYSMEGVGTDAVIYLKALSSESFERLPVFNKSAWRHYKTSPEADDWSNPSKEPRDASKSKYKANR, encoded by the exons gccGGAACAATGCATGTGAGAAAACCTCCTACATGTTCCTGCGCAAGGAGCTGCCCGTGCGCCTGGCCAACACCATGAGAGAAGTCAACCTGCTGCCTGACAAGCTGGTGGGCCAGCCCTCCGTCAGGCTGGTGCAGAAGTG GTACATGCAGAGTTTTGTGGAGTTGCTGGATTACGAGAATCGAAAAGCAGAGGATCCTCATGCTCTGAACGA CTTCCTGGAGCTCTTGATCGAGATCCGTAACCGTCACAACGACGTGGTTCCCACTATGGCTCAGGGAGTCATCGAGTACAAGGAGAAGTTTGGCTTCGACCCCTTCGTCAGCAGCAACATCCAGTATTTCCTCGACCGCTTTTACACCAATCGCATCTCGTTCCGCATGCTCATCAACCAGCACA CTCTGCTGTTTGGGAACGACACCAACCCCGCTCACCCAAAACACATCGGCAGTATCGACCCCAACTGCAGCGTGGCTGAAGTCGTCCGGG ATGCCTACGACACAGCCAAGATGCTGTGTGAGAAGTACTACCTGGCTGCTCCTGAGCTCAAGATCGAGGAGTTCAACA TGAAGGCCCCTACAAAGCCCATCCAGGCCGTGTACGTTCCCTCTCATCTGTTCCACATGCTGTTCGAGCTGTTCAAG AACTCGATGAGAGCCACCGTGGAGCTCCATGAGAACAGCACAGAGGGATTACCACCTGTAAAGGCAAAAGTCACTCTGGGTAAAGAGGATCTGTCCGTAAAG ATCAGCgacagtggaggaggagttCCTCTCAGGAAGATAGACCGTCTGTTTAACTACATGTACTCCACGGCCCCGACGCCCAGCCTGGAGCCAGGAATCGTTCCCCTG GCTGGCTTCGGCTACGGTCTGCCCATATCAAGGCTCTATGCCCGATATTTCCAGGGGGATCTGAAGCTCTACTCCATGGAGGGCGTTGGCACGGACGCTGTCATCTATCTGAAG GCGCTGTCCAGTGAGTCCTTCGAGCGGCTGCCCGTCTTCAACAAGTCAGCGTGGCGCCACTACAAGACCAGCCCCGAGGCCGACGACTGGAGCAACCCCAGCAAGGAGCCCCGCGATGCCAGCAAGTCCAAATACAAAGCCAATAGATAA
- the pcyt1ba gene encoding choline-phosphate cytidylyltransferase B isoform X1, which translates to MVKQRRVRAHSGCAAVAPLCCRRGPPKTLTEPAIFAREASCDCRAPHEKLTITQARRGTPVDRPVRVYADGIFDLFHSGHARALMQAKNLFPNTYLIVGVCSDELTHKYKGFTVMTEHERYEALRHCRYVDEVLRDAPWTLTPEFLEKHKIDFVAHDDIPYSSAGSEDVYKHIKEAGMFVPTQRTEGISTSDIITRIVRDYDVYARRNLQRGYTAKELNVSYINEKKYRLQNQVDRMKEKVRTVEEKSKHFVYRVEEKSNDLIQKWEEKSREFIGNFLELFGPDGTWKQVFQERSGRMLSYALSPRESPCSSPTRELSPLRSPSPPSPPLRWHSARPSPPTSPKGASASVSSMSEGDEDEK; encoded by the exons ATGGTGAAGCAGCGACGCGTCAGGGCGCATTCCGGCTGCGCAGCTGTTGCGCCTCTTTGTTGCAGAAGGGGACCACCGAAG ACGCTGACCGAGCCGGCCATCTTTGCCAGGGAGGCCAGTTGTGACTGCCGCGCCCCTCATGAGAAACTCACCATTACTCAGGCCCGCAGAGGGACCCCAG TGGACCGACCGGTCAGAGTCTACGCAGACGGCATCTTCGACCTGTTCCACTCTGGACATGCTCGTGCTCTCATGCAGGCCAAGAACCTCTTCCCCAACACATACCTTATAGTCGGAG TGTGCAGTGATGAGCTGACCCATAAGTACAAGGGCTTCACCGTCATGACGGAGCACGAACGCTACGAAGCGCTGAGACACTGTCGCTACGTCGACGAGGTTTTGAGAGACGCACCCTGGACTCTCACCCCCGAGTTCCTGGAGAAACACAAG ATCGATTTTGTGGCTCATGATGATATCCCATACTCCTCAGCAGGAAGCGAGGATGTTTATAAACACATCAAGGAGGCAG GGATGTTCGTGccgacacagaggacagagggaatcTCAACGTCTGACATAATCACCAGGATTGTCCGAGACTATGACGTCTACGCCCGACGAAACCTCCAACGTGGCTACACGGCCAAGGAGCTCAACGTCAGCTACATCAAT GAGAAGAAGTACCGACTGCAGAACCAGGTGGATCGCATGAAGGAGAAGGTTCGCAccgtggaggagaagagtaaacACTTTGTGTACcgtgtggaggagaagagcaacgACCTCATCCAGAAGTGGGAGGAGAAGTCCAGGGAATTCATCGGTAACTTCTTAGAACTTTTTGGACCAGATGGAACTTGG AAACAGGTGTTCCAGGAACGCAGTGGCCGAATGCTGTCCTACGCTCTGTCTCCCCGGGAGTCGCCCTGCAGCAGCCCCACCCGCGAACTCTCCCCCCTGCGCTCCCCCTCGCCCCCGTCCCCCCCCTTACGCTGGCACAGCGCTCGGCCCTCGCCCCCGACCTCCCCGAAAGGAGCGTCGGCGTCCGTGAGCAGCATGAGTGAAGGGGATGAGGATGAGAAGTAG
- the pcyt1ba gene encoding choline-phosphate cytidylyltransferase B isoform X2, with translation MEELEHTCPHPRTTLTEPAIFAREASCDCRAPHEKLTITQARRGTPVDRPVRVYADGIFDLFHSGHARALMQAKNLFPNTYLIVGVCSDELTHKYKGFTVMTEHERYEALRHCRYVDEVLRDAPWTLTPEFLEKHKIDFVAHDDIPYSSAGSEDVYKHIKEAGMFVPTQRTEGISTSDIITRIVRDYDVYARRNLQRGYTAKELNVSYINEKKYRLQNQVDRMKEKVRTVEEKSKHFVYRVEEKSNDLIQKWEEKSREFIGNFLELFGPDGTWKQVFQERSGRMLSYALSPRESPCSSPTRELSPLRSPSPPSPPLRWHSARPSPPTSPKGASASVSSMSEGDEDEK, from the exons ATGGAGGAGCTCGAGCACACCTGCCCCCATCCTCGGACG ACGCTGACCGAGCCGGCCATCTTTGCCAGGGAGGCCAGTTGTGACTGCCGCGCCCCTCATGAGAAACTCACCATTACTCAGGCCCGCAGAGGGACCCCAG TGGACCGACCGGTCAGAGTCTACGCAGACGGCATCTTCGACCTGTTCCACTCTGGACATGCTCGTGCTCTCATGCAGGCCAAGAACCTCTTCCCCAACACATACCTTATAGTCGGAG TGTGCAGTGATGAGCTGACCCATAAGTACAAGGGCTTCACCGTCATGACGGAGCACGAACGCTACGAAGCGCTGAGACACTGTCGCTACGTCGACGAGGTTTTGAGAGACGCACCCTGGACTCTCACCCCCGAGTTCCTGGAGAAACACAAG ATCGATTTTGTGGCTCATGATGATATCCCATACTCCTCAGCAGGAAGCGAGGATGTTTATAAACACATCAAGGAGGCAG GGATGTTCGTGccgacacagaggacagagggaatcTCAACGTCTGACATAATCACCAGGATTGTCCGAGACTATGACGTCTACGCCCGACGAAACCTCCAACGTGGCTACACGGCCAAGGAGCTCAACGTCAGCTACATCAAT GAGAAGAAGTACCGACTGCAGAACCAGGTGGATCGCATGAAGGAGAAGGTTCGCAccgtggaggagaagagtaaacACTTTGTGTACcgtgtggaggagaagagcaacgACCTCATCCAGAAGTGGGAGGAGAAGTCCAGGGAATTCATCGGTAACTTCTTAGAACTTTTTGGACCAGATGGAACTTGG AAACAGGTGTTCCAGGAACGCAGTGGCCGAATGCTGTCCTACGCTCTGTCTCCCCGGGAGTCGCCCTGCAGCAGCCCCACCCGCGAACTCTCCCCCCTGCGCTCCCCCTCGCCCCCGTCCCCCCCCTTACGCTGGCACAGCGCTCGGCCCTCGCCCCCGACCTCCCCGAAAGGAGCGTCGGCGTCCGTGAGCAGCATGAGTGAAGGGGATGAGGATGAGAAGTAG